A part of Tessaracoccus timonensis genomic DNA contains:
- a CDS encoding glycerophosphodiester phosphodiesterase family protein, with protein sequence MTSIWAHRGASQRAPENTLPAFEIAVELGADGVELDVQRTADGELVVIHDETVDRTTNGTGAVVQLTSDEIRALDASAGLSGFGGTRVPTLRQVLELLRGTGLQVNVELKTSIERYPGIEREALALVDELGMREQVVWSSFRHASVTGLVGDVASGQLALLMSDVLVRPWSYAAELGVGALHPGLHLLQEPGWIAHAHEAGLQVRTWTVDDPEHLQMAARVGVDAVITNVPDVARALLG encoded by the coding sequence ATGACTTCCATCTGGGCACATCGGGGCGCCAGCCAACGGGCGCCTGAAAACACCCTCCCTGCCTTCGAGATCGCCGTCGAACTCGGTGCCGACGGCGTCGAACTCGACGTGCAACGTACCGCCGACGGCGAACTCGTCGTCATCCACGACGAGACCGTCGACCGCACCACCAACGGCACCGGCGCCGTCGTGCAGCTCACCTCCGACGAGATCCGCGCGCTGGATGCGTCGGCTGGCCTCTCGGGCTTTGGGGGCACCCGGGTGCCTACCTTGCGGCAGGTGCTGGAGCTGCTGCGCGGCACGGGGCTGCAGGTGAACGTCGAGCTCAAAACGAGCATCGAGCGCTACCCGGGCATCGAGCGCGAGGCGCTGGCGCTCGTCGACGAACTTGGCATGCGGGAGCAGGTGGTGTGGTCGTCGTTCCGGCACGCGTCGGTGACGGGCCTCGTCGGGGACGTTGCGTCGGGGCAGTTGGCGCTGCTGATGTCCGACGTGCTCGTGCGCCCGTGGAGTTACGCGGCGGAATTGGGCGTCGGTGCGCTCCACCCCGGTCTGCACCTGCTGCAGGAACCCGGTTGGATTGCCCACGCCCACGAGGCCGGGCTGCAGGTGCGCACGTGGACCGTCGACGATCCCGAGCACCTGCAGATGGCGGCGCGGGTCGGCGTCGATGCGGTCATCACGAACGTTCCCGACGTTGCTCGCGCGCTGCTTGGCTGA
- a CDS encoding tRNA adenosine deaminase-associated protein, with protein MGVFDAEDAEPFDLDDDVDIDEDDDDFDDDDLEDASEDDVDLVVAAYREDGEPIVVPLDYDLANDLDELIRQLTRLPGDSGADGFVSVGGDFFVIVRARGRMVEVLLSDATAANEWPLARDVLDYLGEDIPDEDDDSYPVGDLEMFAASGLRSFELEALATDYDSDSYECLERIAEKLKIADEFHAAAAEFDD; from the coding sequence GTGGGCGTGTTCGATGCCGAGGATGCTGAGCCGTTCGATCTCGACGACGACGTAGACATCGACGAAGATGATGACGACTTCGACGATGACGACCTCGAAGACGCGTCGGAAGACGACGTCGACTTGGTGGTTGCCGCGTACCGTGAAGACGGCGAGCCCATCGTCGTGCCCCTCGACTACGACCTCGCCAACGACCTCGACGAACTGATCCGCCAGCTCACCCGCCTGCCGGGTGACTCGGGCGCCGACGGTTTCGTCTCGGTGGGCGGCGACTTCTTCGTCATCGTCCGCGCGCGCGGACGCATGGTGGAGGTGCTGCTCTCCGACGCCACGGCCGCCAACGAGTGGCCGCTCGCGCGCGACGTGCTCGACTACCTTGGCGAAGACATCCCAGACGAGGATGACGACTCCTACCCGGTCGGTGACCTGGAGATGTTCGCGGCTAGCGGTCTGCGCAGCTTCGAACTCGAGGCCCTCGCCACCGACTACGACTCCGACTCCTACGAATGCCTCGAACGCATCGCCGAGAAGCTGAAGATCGCCGACGAGTTCCACGCCGCCGCGGCTGAGTTCGACGACTGA
- a CDS encoding NAD(P)H-quinone oxidoreductase has product MKAVIVPEPGDASALTIAEVEKPYPAPGEVLVRTTAVGVNRADVLQRQGHYPPPKGVTDVLGLEASGVVEAVAEGCERWNVGDEVVALLAGGGAAEYFVAPEGQLISPPPGVDLVSAAGVLEVAATVVSNLEHTHLKEGETFLVHGGAGGIGTFATQYAKALGARVAATAGTEAKLEHCRQHGTDIALDYHDDWVAALKEATDGHGADVILDIIGAKYLEANVKALARRGRMVVIGLQGGVKGTLNVGLLLSKQGTVTATSLRFRPEAEKAEICAQVERKVWPLMRSGKVKLSPETRIPFDEVRRAHELLESGDNVGKIVLEL; this is encoded by the coding sequence ATGAAGGCAGTGATCGTTCCCGAACCGGGCGATGCGTCGGCACTCACCATCGCTGAAGTCGAGAAGCCCTACCCAGCCCCCGGTGAAGTGCTGGTGCGCACCACCGCCGTCGGCGTGAACCGCGCCGACGTGCTGCAGCGGCAGGGCCACTACCCGCCGCCGAAGGGCGTCACCGACGTGCTCGGCCTCGAGGCGTCGGGAGTGGTTGAAGCAGTCGCGGAAGGATGCGAGCGGTGGAACGTCGGCGACGAGGTCGTCGCACTCCTCGCGGGTGGCGGCGCGGCGGAGTACTTCGTCGCGCCCGAAGGTCAGCTCATCTCCCCACCCCCTGGCGTCGACCTCGTGAGCGCCGCGGGTGTGCTCGAGGTGGCGGCCACCGTCGTGAGCAACCTGGAACACACCCACCTCAAGGAAGGCGAGACGTTCCTCGTGCACGGTGGTGCGGGCGGCATCGGCACGTTCGCAACCCAGTACGCGAAGGCGCTGGGCGCGCGCGTCGCAGCCACCGCAGGCACGGAGGCAAAGCTCGAACACTGCCGTCAGCACGGCACGGACATCGCGCTCGACTACCACGACGATTGGGTGGCAGCCCTCAAGGAAGCCACCGACGGGCATGGCGCCGACGTGATCCTCGACATCATTGGCGCTAAGTACCTCGAGGCAAACGTGAAGGCCCTCGCCCGTCGCGGACGCATGGTGGTGATCGGCCTGCAGGGCGGCGTCAAGGGCACGCTCAACGTCGGCCTGCTGCTCAGCAAACAAGGCACGGTGACGGCCACGTCGCTGCGCTTCCGCCCCGAGGCCGAGAAGGCTGAGATCTGCGCCCAGGTGGAGCGGAAGGTGTGGCCGCTCATGCGAAGCGGCAAGGTCAAGCTATCGCCGGAAACCCGGATTCCCTTCGACGAGGTCCGTCGCGCGCACGAACTGCTGGAGTCCGGCGACAACGTCGGCAAGATCGTACTGGAGCTTTAG
- a CDS encoding LytR C-terminal domain-containing protein has protein sequence MRVFRLIATPVLLLALLGFLILGASWGWKSLTAPLPSPSPTPCVTKKAAVITPDMVSVRVLNGGFTSGLAGKVSEALKNQGYNMLRAGNTDDRVKTTVVRGSADDEAMLKLVQSAFTNATIEYDDRVDGSVDVLVGTVYEGMSKNPLQQIETEGGVVCEFVSPSPSPSQSSPAPSPSPTA, from the coding sequence GTGCGCGTGTTCCGGCTGATCGCCACCCCGGTGCTGCTGCTTGCGCTGCTCGGATTCCTCATTTTGGGAGCCAGCTGGGGCTGGAAGAGCCTCACCGCTCCGTTGCCGTCGCCGTCGCCCACTCCGTGCGTGACGAAAAAGGCCGCCGTCATCACGCCCGATATGGTGTCGGTGCGCGTGCTGAACGGCGGGTTCACGTCCGGGCTGGCAGGCAAGGTGAGCGAGGCTTTAAAGAATCAGGGCTATAACATGCTGCGCGCCGGTAACACCGACGACCGCGTGAAAACGACCGTAGTGCGCGGCAGTGCCGACGACGAGGCGATGCTGAAGCTTGTGCAGTCGGCGTTCACGAATGCGACGATCGAGTACGACGACCGGGTCGACGGCAGCGTCGACGTGCTCGTCGGCACTGTCTACGAGGGCATGTCGAAGAACCCGCTGCAGCAGATCGAGACCGAGGGCGGCGTGGTGTGCGAGTTCGTGTCGCCGTCGCCGTCGCCTTCCCAGAGCTCGCCGGCGCCTTCCCCGTCGCCGACTGCCTGA
- a CDS encoding pseudouridine synthase, which yields MGAFLRDKLAADGDRVDAMLARGDFVDQQGQPWTGDEIYRPHTFVWFHRELRDEPEVPGELTVLHQDERIVVFDKPHFLSTIPRGRHVVQSAVVRARQTLGLPELSAVHRLDRATAGVLLMATTKRWRAPYHSIFGEPTTHKTYEVMAPVDDGLAFPRRVSSHLVKRVGTMQAERLDLPPNAHTDVRLLETRDGWGRYEATPLTGKTHQIRMHFLELGIPLWNDPLYPVVQPWSIDDFTHPLGLLAAELRFVDPVDGSERVFQSRRQLPWPDAAPPAG from the coding sequence ATGGGCGCGTTCTTGCGTGACAAGCTCGCCGCCGACGGTGACCGCGTCGACGCGATGTTGGCGCGCGGGGACTTCGTCGACCAGCAGGGGCAACCGTGGACCGGCGACGAGATCTACCGCCCCCACACCTTCGTGTGGTTTCACCGTGAGTTGCGCGACGAGCCCGAGGTGCCCGGGGAACTCACGGTGCTCCATCAGGACGAGCGGATCGTGGTGTTCGACAAGCCTCATTTCCTGTCGACGATTCCCCGCGGCAGGCACGTCGTACAGTCGGCCGTGGTGCGGGCGCGGCAGACGCTCGGGTTGCCGGAGTTGTCGGCGGTGCACCGTCTCGACCGAGCCACCGCGGGCGTGCTGCTCATGGCCACGACGAAGCGTTGGCGCGCACCGTACCATTCCATTTTCGGAGAGCCGACGACACACAAGACCTACGAGGTGATGGCCCCCGTCGACGATGGGTTGGCGTTTCCGCGACGTGTCTCGTCGCACCTGGTGAAGCGAGTGGGAACGATGCAGGCCGAGCGCCTCGACCTGCCACCCAACGCACACACCGACGTGCGGCTGCTGGAGACGCGCGACGGCTGGGGCCGCTACGAGGCGACGCCGCTGACCGGCAAGACGCATCAGATTCGCATGCATTTCCTCGAGCTCGGCATCCCGCTGTGGAACGACCCGCTCTATCCGGTGGTGCAGCCGTGGAGCATCGACGATTTCACCCACCCGCTTGGGCTGCTCGCTGCCGAACTGCGGTTCGTCGACCCCGTCGACGGGTCCGAGCGCGTCTTCCAAAGTCGTCGCCAGCTCCCCTGGCCCGACGCTGCGCCTCCAGCGGGTTGA
- the tadA gene encoding tRNA adenosine(34) deaminase TadA produces the protein MRLALDEARSAAAHGDVPVGAIVLDPEGAVVASAGNERELHQDPTAHAEMVALRRASEALGEWRLEGCTIVVTLEPCTMCAGAIVGSRLARLVFGAFDEKAGAVASLFDVVRDPRLNHAVEVTSGVMRDECAAELLAFFGERREGAPRP, from the coding sequence ATGCGGCTGGCCCTCGACGAGGCCCGCTCGGCCGCCGCTCACGGGGACGTGCCGGTGGGGGCTATTGTGCTCGATCCCGAAGGCGCCGTCGTTGCGAGCGCAGGCAACGAACGCGAGCTGCATCAGGACCCAACGGCGCACGCCGAAATGGTCGCGCTGCGCCGCGCCTCGGAGGCACTGGGCGAGTGGCGACTCGAGGGCTGCACCATCGTCGTGACCTTGGAACCCTGCACGATGTGCGCGGGCGCGATCGTCGGATCACGCCTTGCCAGGCTCGTGTTCGGAGCGTTCGACGAGAAGGCCGGCGCCGTCGCGAGCCTCTTCGACGTCGTGCGCGACCCCCGCCTGAACCACGCCGTTGAAGTCACGAGCGGTGTGATGCGCGACGAGTGCGCGGCCGAGCTGCTCGCCTTCTTCGGGGAACGCCGCGAGGGCGCGCCCCGGCCGTGA
- a CDS encoding LCP family protein, giving the protein MDEPTSPAPRRGVESDADLSGLFREARPQRLLTEDDPTEAGPHARETLWRADDAPHATQSAASQRTSLDDFLHEDDDLAPEQADVEDTTASSSQPRFRRTVLFTVLSTLIPGLGLVGSRQKANRWLGGLVALGFVGATIGGVMFFASRVKPDPGESFISAAASAAVGLASSRGVLHIFTALLICAGLLWVALIVMTHVATRSKALSQGKRLAGAFLVGVLSLAVATPVAVGAAYSQVLASTLNKTFGSDNDVVSSSKPTLDGSGDNPFGDLKRLNIMLIGSDLDERRIASGVKESFGFRTDTVMLASVDTTTGATTLIQIPRNLQYTPFPEGSEMAEEFPDGFRGEGDPSEWHFNAIWERTDRDYPHLFEGQTYRGAEALKQGVEGITGLPVHYFLLLNIDGLRNLIDAMGGVTVNINERLPMGGNSENRRAKDWLEVGANQHLNGDQGLWYARSRWSTSDYSRMERQSCLIKAITDQANPTTLLTRFEAIAGASSDMVLTDIPQHMLESLTDLALKTQKQKMLRLVFTMGKNGYSYENPDFETMRAYVQEAINGPTEPTAAPTPSEEPDDTDKGNSKNNGNGAQDVADACAFNPKED; this is encoded by the coding sequence ATGGACGAGCCCACTTCTCCCGCGCCACGACGCGGAGTTGAGAGCGACGCTGACCTCTCGGGACTCTTCCGAGAGGCGCGTCCACAACGTCTGCTCACCGAGGACGACCCCACCGAGGCGGGCCCGCATGCCCGCGAAACGCTCTGGCGTGCCGACGATGCACCTCACGCTACGCAGTCGGCCGCATCGCAACGAACCTCCCTCGATGACTTCCTGCACGAGGATGACGATCTCGCACCCGAACAGGCCGACGTCGAGGACACCACAGCATCCAGCTCACAGCCTCGCTTCCGCCGAACGGTACTGTTCACCGTCCTTTCGACGCTGATCCCCGGCCTTGGCCTGGTGGGCAGCCGCCAGAAGGCGAACCGCTGGTTGGGCGGCCTCGTCGCTCTCGGTTTTGTGGGCGCGACGATCGGCGGCGTCATGTTCTTCGCATCCCGCGTGAAGCCCGATCCAGGCGAGAGTTTCATCTCGGCGGCTGCGTCGGCTGCTGTCGGCCTGGCGTCGAGCAGAGGCGTGCTGCACATCTTCACCGCACTCCTGATCTGCGCGGGCCTGCTGTGGGTGGCGCTCATCGTGATGACGCATGTTGCGACGCGCTCGAAAGCGCTCAGCCAGGGTAAGCGCCTCGCCGGAGCGTTCCTCGTCGGGGTGTTGTCGCTCGCGGTAGCAACACCGGTGGCCGTGGGCGCCGCCTATTCGCAGGTGCTGGCGAGCACCCTGAACAAAACGTTCGGCTCAGATAACGACGTGGTGTCGAGCTCCAAGCCGACGCTGGACGGCAGCGGGGACAATCCGTTTGGCGACCTCAAGCGTCTGAACATCATGCTGATCGGCTCCGACCTGGACGAACGTCGCATCGCGAGCGGTGTGAAGGAAAGCTTCGGATTCCGCACCGACACGGTCATGCTCGCCAGCGTCGACACCACCACGGGCGCCACGACGCTCATCCAAATCCCCCGCAATCTGCAGTACACGCCCTTCCCCGAAGGCAGCGAGATGGCGGAAGAATTCCCCGACGGGTTCCGCGGCGAGGGCGACCCCTCGGAGTGGCACTTCAACGCCATCTGGGAGCGCACCGACCGCGACTACCCCCACCTGTTCGAGGGCCAGACGTACCGCGGGGCTGAGGCTCTGAAGCAAGGCGTGGAGGGCATCACCGGCCTGCCCGTGCACTACTTCCTACTGCTCAATATCGATGGGTTGCGCAATCTCATCGACGCCATGGGCGGCGTCACAGTCAACATCAACGAGCGCCTTCCGATGGGCGGTAACTCCGAGAACCGGCGCGCGAAGGATTGGCTCGAGGTGGGCGCGAACCAGCACCTGAATGGAGACCAGGGCCTCTGGTACGCCCGCAGCCGTTGGAGCACCAGCGACTACTCACGCATGGAGCGCCAGTCGTGCCTCATCAAGGCCATCACCGACCAGGCCAACCCCACGACGCTCCTCACGCGTTTCGAGGCTATCGCGGGCGCGTCGAGCGACATGGTGCTCACCGACATTCCGCAGCACATGCTCGAGTCGCTCACCGATCTCGCACTCAAAACCCAGAAACAGAAGATGCTGCGCCTCGTGTTCACGATGGGCAAGAACGGTTACTCCTACGAGAATCCCGACTTCGAAACCATGCGCGCGTACGTCCAAGAAGCCATCAACGGGCCGACGGAACCGACGGCGGCACCTACCCCCAGCGAAGAGCCAGACGACACCGACAAGGGGAACAGCAAGAACAACGGTAACGGCGCCCAAGATGTCGCGGACGCCTGCGCGTTCAACCCGAAGGAAGACTGA
- a CDS encoding type II toxin-antitoxin system VapB family antitoxin, with protein MIFKEIGEGRPYPEHGYAPRDWSQIAPQQVRLDELITTKRTLDLATLLAEDSTFYGDLFAHVVSWNGELYLEDGLHRALRAALQQRGTVHARILELQ; from the coding sequence GTGATCTTCAAGGAAATCGGCGAGGGACGCCCCTACCCTGAGCATGGGTATGCGCCTCGTGATTGGAGCCAGATCGCCCCGCAGCAGGTGCGACTCGACGAGCTGATCACCACCAAAAGAACCCTCGATCTCGCCACCTTGCTGGCAGAGGACTCCACCTTCTACGGCGACTTGTTTGCCCACGTGGTGAGCTGGAACGGTGAGCTGTATCTCGAAGACGGGCTCCATCGGGCGCTGCGTGCCGCGCTCCAGCAGCGTGGCACGGTGCACGCACGAATTCTCGAGTTGCAGTAA
- the upp gene encoding uracil phosphoribosyltransferase produces MEVRVVSHPLIDHKLTLLRDRNTPQPVFRRLVDELVTLLAYEGTRGVRVHDHEIQTPVSPTIGKKLDDPAPLVVPILRAGLGMLDGMLRLVPSAEVGFLGMSRDEETLEPTTYAERLPEDLSGRQCYVLDPMLATGGSLGGAVQFLVDRGADDITAICLLAAPEGIEKLTTLLEDLAVPCTLVVSAVDEKLNEHGFIVPGLGDAGDRLYGLAE; encoded by the coding sequence GTGGAAGTACGTGTTGTCTCGCACCCCCTGATCGATCACAAGCTCACGCTCCTGCGTGACCGCAATACACCCCAGCCAGTGTTCCGTCGGCTCGTCGACGAACTCGTCACGCTGCTGGCCTACGAAGGCACGCGCGGTGTGCGTGTCCATGACCATGAAATCCAGACCCCCGTGTCGCCCACGATCGGCAAGAAGCTCGACGATCCGGCGCCGCTCGTCGTGCCAATTCTTCGCGCTGGCTTGGGGATGCTCGACGGCATGCTCCGCCTGGTGCCTTCCGCTGAGGTGGGTTTTCTGGGGATGAGCCGCGACGAAGAGACCCTCGAGCCGACGACATACGCCGAGCGCCTGCCCGAGGACCTGTCCGGCAGGCAGTGCTATGTGCTCGACCCGATGCTCGCCACCGGCGGATCGCTCGGCGGGGCGGTGCAGTTCCTCGTCGACCGTGGCGCCGACGACATCACCGCCATCTGCCTGCTTGCCGCGCCGGAAGGTATCGAGAAGCTCACCACGCTGCTGGAAGACCTCGCCGTGCCGTGCACGCTGGTGGTCTCGGCGGTAGACGAGAAGCTCAACGAGCACGGCTTCATCGTCCCTGGCCTCGGCGACGCCGGCGACCGCCTCTACGGCCTGGCTGAGTAG
- a CDS encoding NAD-dependent succinate-semialdehyde dehydrogenase, protein MDEFLEKLPKQHYIGGQWVGEPTMDVTNPATGEVIAKVADGDVAVAVSALDAACDAAESWAATSPRERGEVLRRAFELIHERKDDFARLMTLEMGKPLAEAYGEVTYGAEFFRWFSEEAVRIHGRFGMAPASGQRIMTARKPVGPVFAITPWNFPLAMGTRKIGPALAAGCTVVVKPASATPLTTLLLMEVLKEAGLPDGVVNVFVSSNSKDTSNAIIHDRRLRKLTFTGSTAVGQTLLREAADGVLKCSMELGGNAPFIVLEGADVDKAVQGSLVAKMRNNGEACTAANRFYLHESVADEFLAKLGSEFDNWPVGPGLDEGTKLGPLIHQQAVDDIVALIEDAVAKGATLVRGGHAVDRPGSFLEPTILTGITSDMRIAHEEIFGPVVAVQTFTDVDDVVARANDTDFGLMSYVFGDDGEVLRVGERLEYGIVGLNTGLASDAAAPFGGVKQSGLGREGSFEGIDEYLETQYYAMPR, encoded by the coding sequence ATGGACGAGTTTCTCGAGAAGCTTCCCAAGCAGCACTACATCGGCGGCCAGTGGGTGGGTGAGCCCACCATGGACGTCACCAACCCCGCCACTGGGGAGGTGATCGCGAAGGTTGCCGACGGTGACGTCGCCGTCGCGGTGTCGGCCCTCGACGCGGCGTGCGACGCGGCGGAGTCGTGGGCGGCCACGTCGCCCCGCGAGCGCGGCGAGGTGCTCCGTCGGGCGTTTGAGCTCATCCACGAACGCAAGGATGACTTCGCGCGGCTGATGACCCTCGAGATGGGCAAGCCACTCGCGGAGGCCTACGGCGAGGTCACCTACGGCGCGGAGTTTTTCCGCTGGTTCTCCGAGGAGGCCGTGCGCATCCACGGGCGGTTCGGCATGGCTCCGGCGAGCGGGCAACGCATCATGACGGCGCGCAAACCCGTCGGCCCGGTGTTCGCGATCACGCCGTGGAATTTCCCGCTGGCGATGGGCACGCGCAAGATCGGCCCAGCGCTCGCGGCGGGCTGCACCGTCGTCGTGAAGCCCGCGTCGGCGACGCCACTCACGACGTTGCTGCTCATGGAGGTGCTGAAGGAAGCCGGGCTGCCCGACGGTGTGGTCAACGTGTTCGTCTCGTCCAACTCGAAGGACACATCGAACGCGATCATCCACGACCGCCGCCTGCGCAAGCTCACGTTCACCGGATCGACCGCCGTCGGGCAAACCCTGCTCCGGGAGGCCGCCGACGGCGTGCTGAAGTGCTCGATGGAGCTGGGCGGCAACGCGCCGTTCATCGTGCTGGAGGGCGCGGACGTCGACAAGGCAGTGCAGGGCTCGCTGGTGGCGAAGATGCGCAACAATGGCGAGGCGTGCACGGCGGCGAACCGCTTCTACCTGCATGAGTCGGTGGCCGACGAGTTCCTTGCCAAGCTGGGTTCAGAGTTCGACAACTGGCCCGTCGGGCCGGGGCTCGACGAGGGCACCAAGCTCGGCCCGCTGATCCACCAGCAGGCGGTGGACGACATCGTCGCGCTCATCGAAGACGCCGTCGCCAAGGGCGCCACGCTCGTGCGCGGCGGCCACGCGGTCGACCGGCCCGGCAGCTTCCTCGAGCCCACCATCCTCACCGGCATCACGAGCGACATGCGGATCGCCCACGAGGAGATTTTCGGGCCCGTCGTGGCAGTGCAGACCTTCACCGACGTCGACGACGTCGTCGCCCGCGCGAACGACACCGACTTCGGCCTGATGTCGTACGTGTTTGGCGACGACGGCGAGGTGCTGCGCGTCGGGGAGCGCCTGGAATACGGCATCGTCGGGCTCAACACCGGCCTCGCCTCCGACGCGGCGGCGCCGTTCGGCGGCGTGAAGCAGTCGGGGCTTGGGCGCGAGGGCTCGTTCGAGGGCATCGACGAGTACCTCGAAACCCAGTACTACGCGATGCCGCGGTAA
- a CDS encoding 1,4-dihydroxy-2-naphthoyl-CoA synthase yields the protein MSNPFKPELWEPVEGFDFTDITYHRAKHVPAVRIAFDRPEVRNAFRPHTVDELYRALDHARQASDVGCVLLTGNGPSPKDGGWAFCSGGDQRIRGKAGYQYADGDSAADIDAAKLGRLHILEVQRLIRFMPKVVIALVGGWAAGGGHSLHVVADLTLASAEHAKFKQTDADVGSFDAGYGSAYLARQVGQKFAREIFFLGDTYTAGDAYRMGMVNKVVPHADLEDEGLEWAAKICGKSPTAQRMLKFAFNAIDDGLVGQQVFAGETTRLAYMTDEAIEGRDAFLEKRDPDWRRFPYYY from the coding sequence ATGAGCAACCCCTTCAAACCCGAGCTGTGGGAGCCCGTCGAGGGTTTCGACTTCACCGACATCACCTACCACCGCGCGAAGCACGTGCCGGCCGTTCGCATCGCGTTCGACCGCCCCGAGGTGCGCAACGCGTTCCGCCCGCACACCGTCGACGAGCTCTACCGCGCGCTCGACCACGCCCGCCAGGCATCCGACGTGGGCTGCGTGCTGCTGACCGGCAACGGCCCCAGCCCCAAGGACGGCGGCTGGGCGTTCTGCTCAGGCGGCGACCAGCGCATCCGCGGCAAGGCCGGCTACCAGTACGCCGACGGTGACAGCGCGGCCGACATCGACGCGGCCAAGCTCGGCCGACTCCACATTCTCGAGGTGCAGCGCCTCATCCGCTTCATGCCCAAGGTGGTGATTGCCCTGGTCGGAGGCTGGGCGGCCGGTGGCGGTCATTCGCTGCACGTTGTCGCCGACCTCACCCTCGCCTCCGCCGAGCACGCCAAGTTTAAGCAGACTGACGCCGACGTCGGCTCCTTCGACGCCGGTTACGGGTCGGCCTACCTTGCACGCCAGGTGGGGCAGAAGTTCGCGCGCGAAATCTTTTTCCTCGGCGACACCTACACTGCCGGCGACGCCTACCGCATGGGGATGGTGAACAAGGTGGTGCCGCACGCCGACCTCGAAGACGAAGGGCTCGAGTGGGCCGCGAAGATCTGCGGCAAGTCGCCGACGGCGCAGCGCATGCTGAAGTTCGCGTTCAACGCTATCGACGATGGGTTGGTCGGTCAGCAGGTGTTCGCCGGCGAAACCACCAGGCTGGCGTACATGACCGACGAAGCCATCGAGGGCCGCGACGCGTTCCTCGAGAAGCGAGACCCCGATTGGCGTCGGTTCCCGTATTACTACTAG